In Acidimicrobiia bacterium, the sequence GGACCCGGCCCCGAGCTTCGTCTCTCGCGGCGGGCGGAAGCTCGACGCCGCGCTGTCGGCCTTCGACGTGCCCGTGTCGGGCCGGCGAGTCGTCGACATCGGAGCGTCGACGGGCGGCTTCACGGACTGTCTGCTGCAGCGCGGCGCCGCGCACGTCGTCGCGGTCGACGTCGGCCGCGGCCAGCTGGCGTGGCGGCTCCGCACCGACCCTCGCGTCACCGTGCTCGAGCGCACGAACGCGCGCGAGCTCGAAGCGGAGCAGATCGGTGGCGTCGTCCCGCTCGCCGTCGTCGACGTCGCGTTCATCTCGATCCTGCTCCTGGCGTCGGCCTTGCTGCGCGTCACGACTGACGACGCCGACCTCGTGCTGCTCGTCAAGCCGCAGTTCGAAGCCGGTCGGGACCGGGTGCCCCGGGGCGGCGTGGTGCGAGACGGCGCGGTCCACGCCGAGGTGCTGCGCGCAGTGCCGGCGCGCCTCGCCGCCGTCGGGCTTCCGGTCGTCGGCGGCCTCGCGTCGCCGGTGCTCGGCGCCGACGGCAACCGCGAGTTCCTGCTGCACGTGCGTCGCGGCGGCACGCCGGCCGCTCCGGAGCTCGTGGCCCGCCTCGGCGAGGCCGCGCCGTGAGCGAGTCCGCGGTGCGCGTCGTGGGCCTCGTGCCGCACCCCGAGCGACCCCAGGCGCTGGCGCTGGCGCGCCACGCCGCCACCTGGTTGCGGGAGCGGGGCCTGGAGGTCCGGGTGCTCCTCGAGCGGGGCGCGCCGGGTGACCTGAGCCCGCTCGTCGTGTCGGCCGACGAGTTCTCTCCGGGGCTCGACGTCGCCGTCTCGCTCGGCGGTGACGGCACGATGCTGCGAACCGTCGACCAGGTCTACGAGTGCGGTGCCGCCGTCCTCGGCGTGAACGTCGGTCAGCTGGGCTACCTCACCGAGGTGGAGCCGGATGGTCTCGATCGAGCGCTCGCCGCGCTGCTGGCCGGGGAGTACGCGATCGACGAGCGCATGATGCTCGAGGTCGTCGTGGGCTCGAGCGGACCCGCCGCCGGGCGGTGGTGGGCGCTGAACGAGACGGTGCTCGACAAGGGCCCGAGCAGCCGCCTTGCCCGCGTGGCCGTCGACATCAACGGCACGTTCTTCACGACCTACGCCGCTGATGGCATCATCGTCGCCACGCCGACGGGCTCGACCGCGTACTCGTTCTCGGCCCGGGGCCCGATCGTCTCGCCGCGCCACCGCTGCCTGCTCCTCACCCCGGTGTCACCCCACATGCTCTTCGACCGCTCGCTCGTCCTCGACGCCGAGGAGGAGCTGCGGTTCACGGTCGCCGAGGCCCGCGGCGTGCTCCTCACCCTCGACGGGCTGCAGCTGGGGCTGCTCGACGACGGCGACACCGTCACCTGCACCGGCGGCCCGAAGCCGGCGCGCATCGTCACCTTCGGTGCGCGCGACTTCCACCAGATCCTGAAGTCGAAGTTCGGGCTCGCCGA encodes:
- a CDS encoding TlyA family RNA methyltransferase, coding for MRRRLDVELVRRGLVDSRARAAEAIGAGRVLVGGARADRPARQVSPDEPVAVEDPAPSFVSRGGRKLDAALSAFDVPVSGRRVVDIGASTGGFTDCLLQRGAAHVVAVDVGRGQLAWRLRTDPRVTVLERTNARELEAEQIGGVVPLAVVDVAFISILLLASALLRVTTDDADLVLLVKPQFEAGRDRVPRGGVVRDGAVHAEVLRAVPARLAAVGLPVVGGLASPVLGADGNREFLLHVRRGGTPAAPELVARLGEAAP
- a CDS encoding NAD(+)/NADH kinase, which produces MSESAVRVVGLVPHPERPQALALARHAATWLRERGLEVRVLLERGAPGDLSPLVVSADEFSPGLDVAVSLGGDGTMLRTVDQVYECGAAVLGVNVGQLGYLTEVEPDGLDRALAALLAGEYAIDERMMLEVVVGSSGPAAGRWWALNETVLDKGPSSRLARVAVDINGTFFTTYAADGIIVATPTGSTAYSFSARGPIVSPRHRCLLLTPVSPHMLFDRSLVLDAEEELRFTVAEARGVLLTLDGLQLGLLDDGDTVTCTGGPKPARIVTFGARDFHQILKSKFGLADR